The DNA segment GCCTCGGGCCCCAACGAGTCGGGCGCCCACCTCGAGAGCGCCCTGCCGCGCGGCGCCGAGCACCGTCTCGACCTTGCGACCCAAAACGGCCACGTCGAGATCGCGTCCCTCGCGTGCGAGCACGCCAAGGCGCGAACGCAGAACGGCCACGTCACCGTCGCCGGCGCAACGTGCGGGGACCTCGACCTTGCGACGCAGAACGGGCACGTCGAGATCGCCTACACGCCGAAAGCCTCCTCGCGAATCTCGGCCGCCTCCACGAACGGCCACATCTCGGCCGTCCTTCCGGAGCGCGAGACGATCGGCTGGGACCTCACGGCCTCGAACGTGAACGGCGGCGTCTCGATCGCCCTTCGCGACGGGACGCTTGTCGAGGACGGCAAGCACAAGAAGCGCTTCGTCACGAACGGCTTCGACGGCCGCGGCACGAAGGTCGTCGCGACGCTTTCCACGCAGAACGGCGACGTCGACGTCACGCCCGCCTAGGCGGAGGCTTTGGCCGTGGTGCGCGTCGATCCTGGAACCTGCATGGACTGCGGCGCGTGCCTGGGCTCCTGCCACGTGAGCGCGTTGAGCCTCCTGCGCGGCGTCGTGTCCGTGGACGCGCGGTGCGACGAGTGCAACGTGTGCGTCCGGATCTGTCCCGTGGGGGCCATCACGACGGCCCCGGCCGCCAACGGGCGGTGACGCCCGCCGCCGTCGCACCCCCGCGCGAATACCCAGGAATAGGTTCCGAAAGCTTATGAGCCGGCCTGCGATTCCTCGCGCGTTCCGGGGTCGAGATTTTGGTCAACAAGGACACGCTCGTAGGTCTCTTCGGAGCGGCGATCTTGCTCGTGGCGATGGTGGCCATCTTCGCGTACGACACGTCCCAGGGCGACAGCGGCACGCCGCCGCCCGGATCCGGGTTCGAGGTCCACTGGCCCACGGGTCGCGCCGCCGGGCCCGGTGGCCAAGGCAACGCGGCCGACGGAGCGCCGGGATCGGCCAGCCTTTCCATCACCCAGCCGAACATGACGCAAGTGGAGTTCTCGCTCACCTGGTCGGCCGACCGCGCCTCCTGCAACC comes from the Candidatus Thermoplasmatota archaeon genome and includes:
- a CDS encoding 4Fe-4S binding protein; this encodes MVRVDPGTCMDCGACLGSCHVSALSLLRGVVSVDARCDECNVCVRICPVGAITTAPAANGR